The nucleotide window TAATTCACAGCAGTTTGGCAACAATTCTTGCAGCACTCCGGCAACTCTTGCCGACAGGCCGGAGCCACCTGGCGGATGTTTCAGATGCTGGGGGCACAAAAAAGGACGGCCCCTGTTCGGGAGCCGTCCTTGACTAACTGGTCGAAAAGCATTATATCTGTAATGTCTTGAAACTCGTTTGCTTGGTTATGCCCTATATCCCCATTATTTCACCAGAGGACGCGGCTGGTCCGCTGGCTGCGCTCTACACCGAGATTCGTCGCGTTCGTGGTCGCGTGGCGGGTATCTACCAGCTGCAAAGCCTTGATCCCGAGCTGCTTCGAGCGCACCGTGATCTCTACTGGGCCACGATGCACCGCGAGCACGGGTTGCCCGTGCAGGAGCGTGAAGCGATCGCGCTGGCGGTGTCGATTGCGAATAGCTGCGACTATTGCGCCCGGCATCACGCGGATCATCTGCGTGCGGCGGGGGGCAGCGAGTCGCTGATTCTGTCGCTCACGCTCAGTGAAGCTCCGGCCACATCCTCGCGCCGGCTGAATCGCCTGATCTACTATGCTCGCAAGTTGACACTCCTCCCCAACTCCGTCGGTAAGGACGACATCGAAGAACTCCGTCGCGTCGGACTTGGCGATATCGAGATCCTTCATGCCGCCCAAATCATCAGCTACTACAACTATGTGAATCGCATCGCGAATGGTCTCGGGGCGGAATTGGAAACCGGACGCAAGTGATCACACCTCAACGGCGGAGTGGCGGGATAGATGAACGATGATCGATCATAGATGATGCGGACTGCATTGATCTTGACCTGTTTAGAAGCTCATAATATACGCGTATTTGACCAACAAGTCAGTTGATGTGGCTTAAAATGTACAAGGCGTTGTTCATCCTGATGTTGGGGGTCGCGGGCGCTGCCAGCGCCAGAGATGGGGCACATGGAGACATGTGCCGCCAAGGGCAGAGTGTCTTCTTCGTGGCCAACGAGGGGCAGTGGGACGAGCCGTTTGCCTTCAAGCTGAATGCAGGAGGCACGACGTACTTTGTCACCGAGCAGGGCTTGACTATCGACATCCGGCAGTATGACCGAACGGCCAACGCCGCGTCGGGTCTCCCCCCATATCCTATGGGGGGATTAAGGGGGGAGGAGGAGCCCGAGCCAGTATCAGTCCGTGGGCATGTCCTGAAGCTGAACTTCGTCAATCCGGTCTCCCCCCACTCTGTGGGGGGACTAAGGGGGGTTGACAAGTTGCCCAGCTACTCTAACTACTTTCTGGGCAGAGACTCCTGCAGGTGGCGGAGCCGGGTTGGGCACTATCAGCGCGTGATTGCGGAGAATGTCTGGCAGGGCATCGATGTGGAGTTCGTGGCCGTAGGGGCCGTGTCCGCGACCGGCCCGGGGATCAAGACGAACTACCACGTTCATCCCGGTGCGGATGTCTCGCAAATTCAGATTGAGTATGAAGGTCTTGATGCACCGCTGCAAGTTGACGGCTCAGGCAATCTCGAACTCGCAACCTCGCTGGGTGATCTGAAAGAGCAGAAGCCGTGGGCCTATCAGATTGATGGCCGTCAGCAGCGCGATGTGGGTGTGCAGTTCGCCGTGATGAACGAGCATCGCTACGGAGTCATAACTTCTTCCATCGACGCGAGCAAGGAACTGGTGATTGATCCGCTGATCTACGGAAGCTACTTCGGGGGAATCGGGCCGGACTGGGGCCTTGCGACCACGGTCGGGCGGGATGGATCGGTCTTCGCGAGCGGTGAATCTGAATCCGCTGGCTTGCCGACGACACCAGGCGCCTACGAGGACTTTAACCCGTTTCCGGGTCGCCCAACGATCTACACGAGTCGGTTCTCGAGCGATCTGTCCACGCTGGCGTATTCCACATATGTGGGCGCCCACGTCACGCAACCTAGCGGAGAAGCTGAAGCGTTTCAGCTCTTCCTGGTGGTCGACCAGGCGAGCCGAGTCTGGGGTGGAGGAGCCACATCGGCGTGGGACTGGCCGTTGACGGTGAACGCGTTTGACACGACATTTGACGATGTCTATCTTGAGGGATTCTTCTACCGGCTTAGCGCAGATGGCAGCGCACTGGAGTACAGCTCATTTCTTGGTGGTTCAGGGTCCGATGAACTCACTGCCGCTGCGGTCGACTCCCTCAATTACATCTTGTGGTTGGCGGGGAACTCCGTGTTGTCGCCGGATCTGCCAGTTACGCCGAACGCCCAGTTTCCGACCCCGTTCGGCGGAGAATACGATGTGATCTTGGGGAAATTCAATTTGCTCGCATTGACAATGGACTATCTGAGCTTCTTCGGCGCGGCTGGGGTTGATCTCGCATGGTGCGTCCTTCCGGTAACGGCTGGGACGGTCTGGTTGGCTGGTTCCAGCGAGAGCACGGGATTTCCCACGACGCCCACCGCACTCAGGTCCGATGCCGTTGGGACGGACGGCTTTGTGACAAGCTGGAACATCGCGGACGGCGAGTTCGAGTACAGCACACTGTTGGGCGGCGCGGGTCTGGATTGGGTCAATGCGGTGGCGATCGTAGACAGTGATCACATCGGGGTCGTCGGAGTAACTATGTCCGCTGACTTCCCGGTTTCCGCGGATGCCGCGGATACTTCTTTTCATCCGGATGAATTCAACGGGTTTGTAACTATCTTGACGCCATCAACCGGAGAGTTCCGTTCGACTTACTTGTCCGGGGCCGTTCGTAACTCGTCAGACATGGTGTTTGGAGCCTGCGCGGCCCGCGACTACTTTTCGGTTGCGGGGTGGACGTCCAACGCCGACTTTCCGGTCTCACCGGGCGCGGAGGACACGGTGCTGAACGCCACCGGGGGGATCAATCTGGCCGACTTGTTCTTGTGCAAGCTCAATCTGGACCTGACCCTGATCGAATATTGCACCTATTTCGGTGGTGATTTCGATGACCGTCTTTCCCAATCGGGATCGGTGTATTATGTGAATGCGGACACGGTTTGGTTGACCGGGGCGACTGGCTCGACGGACTTCCCGATATCCCCCAACGCGTTTCAACCAGTCAATGCGGGGCTTGGAGATGCGTTCATTGCGGGTTATGCGTTTCCGCCGTCCGACGCTGTGTCGGAACGACCCTATCCTGCAATCCTGAGCGATCTGAATCTGCTTGTTTATCCCAACCCGTTCAACGGCGAGGCGCAGGTCCTGTACGGCCTATCGCAGAGCCAGAATGCAAACCTCGTCATCTATGACCTGCTGGGGCGACGCGTGCAATCCCTTAACTTGGGCTGGCAGTCGGCGGGAACACATCGCACATCCCTGTCATTCGATTCACGGCCGTCGGGCATCTACACCATCCGACTTCAAGCAGGCACCCAGGCGGCAATCCAAAGGGCGGTCCTGGTGCGATAGGTAGAGGAAGATCGCGCACGGCTGCGCGGCGCTACGGTTACGCAAGGGCGGGTCGCGGACCCGCCCCTACGGGAGATACGGCCCGCGGTGTGCAGGAATTGACGCGGCTGCTGCGCGGCGGAATCTGGTCCGATTGACGACCGGGGTGGGATTCCGGCAGGGACACAGTCCCTGCTCGGCGAGGAGTTCCCGATGCGCGAAGACGCGCACCCCCCCGGCCTCCCACGGGATGTGGGGGGAGAACAGACTCTCCGATTCCGGCCGGGCGCGGACGCCCGGCTCGGCGGCTTGATCGGCACTTCAATTTTCAATTTTCAATTTTCGCCGTTCGATCGCATTCAGCCTCGCCTTCGTCTTATTCGAGATCTTCATTTCCGGCGCGCGCAAGACATCCGTATTGTCTCCGTGCCGGCGATAGCGGTAGCAGACTTCATGCACGCGGCCGACTTCGTACTTCTCGCCGCACTTGAGCACCAGATCATAATCTTCGCCGTAGTGTCCCAGCTCTTTTTCATCGAAGCCGCCGAATTCGAGAATCACTGAGCGATGCCAGCAGCGCAGCGCGCCCGCGCCGTCGCGCCGCAGGATGTTGTTGCGGTTGTATTGCTCGTGACGGATGACGCCGAACTCGGGCAGTGAGTTGCCCGCTTCATCCGTCAGTTCGTAGTAGCTGATCGCCAGCCCCCACGTCGGATTCGCGAGCAGAGCCCCGGTCATCAGCTTCAGCGTGTGCGGCAGATACTCGTCGTCGCTGTCCAATTGCGCGACAAACCGGCCCTGCGCGGCCCGCACGCCCAGATTCAGGGACAGCGCGATGACATTCTGATCATTCTCGATCAGCCGGATTCGCCGGTCCTTCGCGGCATATTCCCGCACGACATCCCGCGTCGCATCCGTCGAACCGTTATCGACAATAAGGTATTCCCAGTCGTTGATCGTCTGCCGTTGTACGGACTCGATGGCCTTCCCGATGAATGTTGCGCGATTGTACACCGGCGTCACCACTGACACGAGCGGGCCGGAAGCCGTCGCCGCCGCCGGGATTCCCGTCCGCGGCCCCTCCAGCCAGGCGTGCTCACGTTTCAGGAAGTTGTAGAACACCTGCTCGATCTGCCGCTCCTCCTCTTTGTCCATGAAGAGGTAGGAGAACCCGCCGAGCTTGCCCCGGCCGGGAAAGAACAGTTTGTCTTTCAGGGTGCTCGCGTCCGGGTTCGGTTCGGGTGCGGCGACCACGGCGAGTTCGGCGCCGACATGCACGCGCCGGCCGTCACCCCAACTCTTGAGCAGCAAATCGTAGAAGGCCGCGCGATGATTCGACTCATCCAGCCCGCCAATTTGCCGCAGCCATTCCGTTCGCACCGCCCACACCGGACCCCAATCTTCGCGCTCGGTGATGTCACCGATATCATGTCGCACGCGCACCGCCTCGCGCACGCTCCCGGCTTGCAGCGCGTAGTCGCCGTAGAGGAAAGCGGCGCGGGGATTCGCTTCGGCAGCCCGCACGAGCGCCGCGCGCCATCCGGCACTCAATTCTACAAGATCCGGTGGCAGCGTCACCAGTAACCCCGGCGGCGCCGCGGCGGCGGCGGCATTGACGCACTGTGCGAAGTTTCCGGCCTCCGCCTTGAGCGGGTGCACATCACTCTGTAGAGCCTTCACGTCCAGTCCGGTCGGCTCATCTACGATTAGCACAGGCGCGCCGCCTGCCATCGTCCAGCAACTCACTCTCATTCCGTGATTCGTTCGTTAGTTTTCTGGTTCGTATTGACACTGGTTACTCGCGCTCAGGCCGAGACCTTCGCGCTTGTGCTCTCCGGCGGCGGTGCGCGCGGCTTTGCTCATATCGGAGTCCTCAAAGCGCTCGAAGCCGCCGGGTTGCAACCCGACTTGATCGTCGGCTCTTCCATGGGCGCGGTCGTCGGCGGTCTGTACGCCGCCGGTTACTCGGCTGGTGAGATCGAACAAATCGCGCTCACCGCGGACTGGTCCGGTCTGTTTCTCGATCGTCCCGTGCGCCGCAATCTGTTTCTCAGTCAGAAGGAAACGAATTCCCGCCACATCCTTGCCGTCGGCTTCCGCGGCTGGAAACCGGAAGTCCCCTTTGCCCTCGCCAGCGGTCAGAAGCTGTATGATATGCTGTTTGACCTGACCCAGCGCGCCCCGTACCATGCCTGGAGTTCTTTCGACGATCTCAAGATTCCATTCCGCGCCGTGGCCACGGATCTGAACAGCGGTGATGCGGTCGTCTTTCGCTCCGGCGATCTCGCGGAGGCGTTGCGCGCGACGGTTTCGATTCCGCTGCTGTTTAATCCGTATCGCCTCGACTCGTTGCTGCTGGTGGATGGCGGCGTCGCGGAGAACATTCCGATCGGCACCGCCCGACTCGCGGGCGCCACCCTCGCGCTCGCCGTGGATGCGACCAGCGGACTCGATGCCACGGCCGACATCCATTGGCCCTGGCAATTGCTCGATCGCGTCACCACGATGATGCAAATCGATCGCAATGCCAAGGAAGTGCAGCAAGCGGATTACGTGATCACTCCCGCGCTGGGGAATCAGGCGTCAACGGATTTCAGCGGGCTGGCCGCGGTCATCGACAGCGGTTACGCCGCTGCTCTCAGAACGCTGCCGGAGTTGACGCAGCGGTTGCGCAACGCCGACCGTCCGGCGCGCGATGCGGTGACCTTTGCGACGCGCAGCCTCGCCCGCGCGTTCGCCGCTCACATTCCCGACAGCCTGTCCCGGCGTTACGGTCATCAGTTTGCCGGGCTGACAGCGATCCGCGATTCCAGTCTGCAAGCGGTTCCGGCGGGCGGCGGTGCGCTGCACAAACTCAGCCTCGTTCGTCGCATGCTGATTGATGACGGCTTCACCCTCGCGCGGGTCCAACGCCTGAGCCTGCGCGACAGCGCCGTGGTTTCCGTCTGGGACGAAGGCCGCATCGGCACGATTCAGGTTCGCGGCAATCGCCGCATTCGGCCGTGGATGGTCACTCGGGAATTCCCGCTGCGGGCCGGTGAAACATTCACATTGCGCCGCGCCCGTCGCGGTGTCGCTCAACTTTACGGCAGCGAACTCTTCGAGTCCGTGTCGCTGGCCACCGCGGTCACCGACAGCGGCGTTCACTTGACCGTGCGCGTCACCGAGCCGGCCTCGCCGCAACTGCGATTCGGCGTCGCCTTTTCCAGCGAACGCCGCGGTCGCGGGTTTGTTGAGTTTCTCAATGATAATGTGCTGAATGTCGGTGCGCGGCTCCGTGTCTTTGGCAAGTACGGTGAACGCGACGAGCAACTCTATTCATCGTTGGCGTTCGACCGCGTTCCGCTGCGCTCACCGTTTGACGCCGTACTGGCGAGCCGCTTGACCACCGAGTTCAAGCTGGGTTGGCGACGCGAAGAAAACAATTTCTACAATTCCCGCCATGACCCTGAGGCCTTCTATTTCTTTGAGCGCAGCGAAGCCGATCTCGCCGTCGGCCGCAGCTTCCATCGCTGGGGTGAGCTGACCTATGCGGCCCGCTACGAGAGCATTCGCGGAGCGGGAGTCCCCGACGAACCAACGGCCCGGCTGGCCGCCGTTGGGGGACGGATTCATATTGATACGAAAGACCGCTATCAGTACCCCAGTCGCGGCCTCGAAACCCGCGCGCGTTATGAATATGTTGTCGAAACCGGCGCCAACCGGCGTTCCTACAACCGCGTGCTCGGTTTCGCCGATTTACACGTGCCGCTGGCGAAGCGCACGGTTATCCGTGAACGCCTCGACTACGGCTGGAATGACCGGATTCTCCCGCGTTGGGCGCAGTACGGCATCGGGGGACCGGAGCAGTTGCTCGGACTCCATTACGGCGAGCGCATGGGAACTACCAAGCTCGCGGCGCTGACGGAACTGCGCTACGATTTGCTCTCGCGCTGGTTGGCCGACGCCTACCTTTCCGCGCTCTACACGGTGGGCGCGGTTTCGGCGGAATCGTCCACATTGCCCGAATCCGCGGCCTATCAGCACGGCGTCGGCGCCTGTTTCGGCCTCGCCACGATGCTCGGCCCGCTGAAACTCACGGTCGGCGAGTTGTTGAAATCGGAGTCCGGAACGGGCCAGACTCGCATCTATCTCGAACTGGGCCACGACTTCTGACCTTTCCACCGAGTCGAGCGTCCGCGCGCGGCCGGAATCGGCGAGTTCCCGCCGCCGGAAGTCCCCGGACCCTCGAGCATTCGCCAGAGCGAGCAGGGGCACGAGAGAACATCTCGTGCCCCTTTTCACGTTGGAACCACCTGTGTTAGAGCACCGGCGCGCGGAAATGCAGCCGCGTGTTGATCAAGTTTCCGAGACAGCGTCCTTCCGTCAGGCCAATACTGTTATCTGACGCGTAGTGGATGCCACCGTAGAGTCGCGATACCGCCGCCTCATCCGATGCCTCATCGAGCGACGCATAGGACCGTGACGGCAATCCGCGCGAGTCGTGCGTATGGTCGGTGAAGGCAATCGTGCCGAAGAAGCCGGCCAGCGCCGCTGAGGCCGCCCCCGACGAAGTCGAATGTCCGGACGTACACGTCGGAAAATTCGGCGTCGTGATCATCGGCGTCCAGCCCGCGGCAATATTCGTCTGGATAAACGTGATCGGCCGCATTCCGTTCATTTGGAATTTTGCCTTCCAGCACGAGATGAAGGCATCGTGCACGGCAATGCAGCAGCGCGCATAGGCCTCGGCGGCGTCCTGCAAGTTCAGGTCTTCCTGCGCCAGCAACTGTCCGGTAATGGCGACCCAATGTCCCGGCGGTGTTCCCGTGGCCGACGGACCGTCCGCCCAGAAGGCCGCAATCGCACGCTGATCGTCGGTCAGATTCTGCGAGACGTTATAGACCTCCATGGCCTCGATGTAGTAGGCCGACGCCGGATCGGTTGAATATGCCGGCGGCGTTTCCGGATCGCATTCGAGGCTGCCGCCGTCTCGTTCCAATAAAAACGTGCGGATCTGGCCCCAACACGGCTGCAACGGCGCGGCATTGCCCGGCGGCGTCGGCACCCACAGCCCCTCACCGACCGGCGGCGTAAATGCACAGTTGTTGTAGAGCAGATACCCGTCCGTCGCGGCCCAGGACACGATCCCCTGTGCCATCTGCTGTCCCAACAACATCGAGCGATCATAGACTTCGGCGGTCACCGCTGCCTGACGTGTTGCACTCCAGGAATCGCGCAGCGACGCGATCAACGTGCGCACGGAGTCCGGCGCGATGGTGAAGAAGCTCGTCATGATGTCCGCGACGGCATGATTTGCTACAGTGGGCCAGTCATAGATCGTGTTAGCGGCAGGCTGCGGCAGACTTGTAAGCTCGTCGAGCTGTCCCGCCAGCGAAACATGGTTCGGCATTCCCGGCACCAGCGCCTCGTAGAGCGTCACACCGACGAAACCATAAATTCGCGAGGCCACCGGCGGCGAATATCCGGAACCTTTCACCGCGCGATAACTCATGTCCATCCATTCCGTCGCCACATCGGGCGCAAAGGTGCTTGTCGCGGGCGATGTCACCGGCGGCGGCGTATCATCGTCGTCATCTTTCGAGCAACCGAACATCACAACCGCCAGCACGATCAGCACCGGCACGAACCATTTGCGATTTTCCATTGGACTCTCCTCCTACAAAGAGCTTGGGATCCCGCTTACATGTGACTGAGCCTATAATATACTTGGCGAGCGCAGTCTCCTGCAAACTGAACTCGTCCTGCCTGAACTCTCCTCTCGCGCGTTGCGGATGCTATTCAGCCCGCCGGAGTCATCCGCCGCTGCCGCGTCATCCACTACCGGACGCTAATCCGGCTCAAGCCATTCCCCGGACTGAACGACCGGCAACTGCAATGCCCGCTCGCGATCCAGATCCAGCGGAAACAGATGCACGCTCTGCGGGGCCTGCACCCATTTGTAGATCGATCGCATGAACAGACTCAGGAACCGCTCCACCCACTGCCGCAGCATCCCCGGCTGGTAGGCCGGATGCAGTTTGCGCAACTGTTCATCGCTGAACTTCGCGCGCAATCGCTCATGCATTTCATCCGGCATGAGCTTCTCTCCGGCAAACAGGTTGAAGCACTCGTCCAGCACGGCGAAGGGCATCAGGTCGCGCTCATCCTCCTGATCGTCCGCCAGCTCCGCCGACGCCGGAGTCGCGAGTAACCGCTTGAGGCTCTCCCAACCGTACCGCGCGGCCAAATGCGCCAACAGCCCGTTCACGACAGTCTTCGGCATATTGCCTAACAGCGCATAGCCGCCCATCAGGTCGCCGCCGATCGTTGTGTAGCCCACCGCCTTCTCGGACATATTTCCCGATTGCAGCCATAATCCACGCGCGCTGTTCGACCAGTTCCACATCCGCATGCCGCGAATCCGCGCCTGAATATTCTGCGTGGTCAGCCTGTCCAGCGTCTGTCCTGCGGGCAGCATCCGCTCCGCCGCTTCGATCTCGCGCGCAAACGCATCCTCGATCGACAGTTCCATGAATCCGACGCCCAATTCTTCACAGATCAAGCGCGCAATGTGCTTCGTCGTCTCCGAGTTAAACCGCGTCGGCATCGAGCAGCAGTAGATGAAATCTGCAATGGCCCGCCGACGCTCTGCCTCCGCCAGCGCGCCAAATCGCTCCTGCGCATACAGCCAGGCCACGATCAGGGATAGCACCGAATCCCGCCCGCCCGACAGCGCAATCCCGATTCGCGCAAACGCCCCGCTCTTCTCAAAGTACCCCGTCAGCCCGGTCTGCATTGCCGCGAGTAGCTCGTCGAATGCGGACAGCGGCACGCTTCGAATTTCCGCATTCGCTGCCACCCCCGGACGCGAACTCCCGGCCGTCACCGCCTTGGACTCGATCATGGAAACCGGAATCTGATCCCGGAGAAAGCGCGTTTGCTTTGCTTGCCACGCGGAATTCCCGGTGCGACTGGCTGTCGTCCGCTCCAGATCCACGACGCACGTTGCGAATCCGGCTTTCCAGCGCGGCGCGTCCAGCAGCAGGGTTCCGTTCTGATTTACATAGCCGCCGCCGTCGCAGACCAGCGAATCATTCCCGCCGTACTGATTCACATAGACCAGCGTCACCGCGTTTTCCCGCGCCCGCTCCGCAATCATCGCGCGTCGCGTTTCCACGACCCCCATTCGCCACGGCGACGCTGAACCGTTGACGACGATTT belongs to candidate division KSB1 bacterium and includes:
- a CDS encoding patatin-like phospholipase family protein, with translation MIRSLVFWFVLTLVTRAQAETFALVLSGGGARGFAHIGVLKALEAAGLQPDLIVGSSMGAVVGGLYAAGYSAGEIEQIALTADWSGLFLDRPVRRNLFLSQKETNSRHILAVGFRGWKPEVPFALASGQKLYDMLFDLTQRAPYHAWSSFDDLKIPFRAVATDLNSGDAVVFRSGDLAEALRATVSIPLLFNPYRLDSLLLVDGGVAENIPIGTARLAGATLALAVDATSGLDATADIHWPWQLLDRVTTMMQIDRNAKEVQQADYVITPALGNQASTDFSGLAAVIDSGYAAALRTLPELTQRLRNADRPARDAVTFATRSLARAFAAHIPDSLSRRYGHQFAGLTAIRDSSLQAVPAGGGALHKLSLVRRMLIDDGFTLARVQRLSLRDSAVVSVWDEGRIGTIQVRGNRRIRPWMVTREFPLRAGETFTLRRARRGVAQLYGSELFESVSLATAVTDSGVHLTVRVTEPASPQLRFGVAFSSERRGRGFVEFLNDNVLNVGARLRVFGKYGERDEQLYSSLAFDRVPLRSPFDAVLASRLTTEFKLGWRREENNFYNSRHDPEAFYFFERSEADLAVGRSFHRWGELTYAARYESIRGAGVPDEPTARLAAVGGRIHIDTKDRYQYPSRGLETRARYEYVVETGANRRSYNRVLGFADLHVPLAKRTVIRERLDYGWNDRILPRWAQYGIGGPEQLLGLHYGERMGTTKLAALTELRYDLLSRWLADAYLSALYTVGAVSAESSTLPESAAYQHGVGACFGLATMLGPLKLTVGELLKSESGTGQTRIYLELGHDF
- a CDS encoding T9SS type A sorting domain-containing protein — its product is MWLKMYKALFILMLGVAGAASARDGAHGDMCRQGQSVFFVANEGQWDEPFAFKLNAGGTTYFVTEQGLTIDIRQYDRTANAASGLPPYPMGGLRGEEEPEPVSVRGHVLKLNFVNPVSPHSVGGLRGVDKLPSYSNYFLGRDSCRWRSRVGHYQRVIAENVWQGIDVEFVAVGAVSATGPGIKTNYHVHPGADVSQIQIEYEGLDAPLQVDGSGNLELATSLGDLKEQKPWAYQIDGRQQRDVGVQFAVMNEHRYGVITSSIDASKELVIDPLIYGSYFGGIGPDWGLATTVGRDGSVFASGESESAGLPTTPGAYEDFNPFPGRPTIYTSRFSSDLSTLAYSTYVGAHVTQPSGEAEAFQLFLVVDQASRVWGGGATSAWDWPLTVNAFDTTFDDVYLEGFFYRLSADGSALEYSSFLGGSGSDELTAAAVDSLNYILWLAGNSVLSPDLPVTPNAQFPTPFGGEYDVILGKFNLLALTMDYLSFFGAAGVDLAWCVLPVTAGTVWLAGSSESTGFPTTPTALRSDAVGTDGFVTSWNIADGEFEYSTLLGGAGLDWVNAVAIVDSDHIGVVGVTMSADFPVSADAADTSFHPDEFNGFVTILTPSTGEFRSTYLSGAVRNSSDMVFGACAARDYFSVAGWTSNADFPVSPGAEDTVLNATGGINLADLFLCKLNLDLTLIEYCTYFGGDFDDRLSQSGSVYYVNADTVWLTGATGSTDFPISPNAFQPVNAGLGDAFIAGYAFPPSDAVSERPYPAILSDLNLLVYPNPFNGEAQVLYGLSQSQNANLVIYDLLGRRVQSLNLGWQSAGTHRTSLSFDSRPSGIYTIRLQAGTQAAIQRAVLVR
- a CDS encoding vanadium-dependent haloperoxidase — encoded protein: MENRKWFVPVLIVLAVVMFGCSKDDDDDTPPPVTSPATSTFAPDVATEWMDMSYRAVKGSGYSPPVASRIYGFVGVTLYEALVPGMPNHVSLAGQLDELTSLPQPAANTIYDWPTVANHAVADIMTSFFTIAPDSVRTLIASLRDSWSATRQAAVTAEVYDRSMLLGQQMAQGIVSWAATDGYLLYNNCAFTPPVGEGLWVPTPPGNAAPLQPCWGQIRTFLLERDGGSLECDPETPPAYSTDPASAYYIEAMEVYNVSQNLTDDQRAIAAFWADGPSATGTPPGHWVAITGQLLAQEDLNLQDAAEAYARCCIAVHDAFISCWKAKFQMNGMRPITFIQTNIAAGWTPMITTPNFPTCTSGHSTSSGAASAALAGFFGTIAFTDHTHDSRGLPSRSYASLDEASDEAAVSRLYGGIHYASDNSIGLTEGRCLGNLINTRLHFRAPVL
- a CDS encoding peroxidase-related enzyme (This protein belongs to a clade of uncharacterized proteins related to peroxidases such as the alkylhydroperoxidase AhpD.), yielding MKLVCLVMPYIPIISPEDAAGPLAALYTEIRRVRGRVAGIYQLQSLDPELLRAHRDLYWATMHREHGLPVQEREAIALAVSIANSCDYCARHHADHLRAAGGSESLILSLTLSEAPATSSRRLNRLIYYARKLTLLPNSVGKDDIEELRRVGLGDIEILHAAQIISYYNYVNRIANGLGAELETGRK
- a CDS encoding glycosyltransferase, coding for MLIVDEPTGLDVKALQSDVHPLKAEAGNFAQCVNAAAAAAPPGLLVTLPPDLVELSAGWRAALVRAAEANPRAAFLYGDYALQAGSVREAVRVRHDIGDITEREDWGPVWAVRTEWLRQIGGLDESNHRAAFYDLLLKSWGDGRRVHVGAELAVVAAPEPNPDASTLKDKLFFPGRGKLGGFSYLFMDKEEERQIEQVFYNFLKREHAWLEGPRTGIPAAATASGPLVSVVTPVYNRATFIGKAIESVQRQTINDWEYLIVDNGSTDATRDVVREYAAKDRRIRLIENDQNVIALSLNLGVRAAQGRFVAQLDSDDEYLPHTLKLMTGALLANPTWGLAISYYELTDEAGNSLPEFGVIRHEQYNRNNILRRDGAGALRCWHRSVILEFGGFDEKELGHYGEDYDLVLKCGEKYEVGRVHEVCYRYRRHGDNTDVLRAPEMKISNKTKARLNAIERRKLKIEN